The Desulforegulaceae bacterium genome has a window encoding:
- the putP gene encoding sodium/proline symporter PutP: MSLGISFAFVVYLFIMMSIGVYFYFKTNDLSDYILGGRNLGPGVAALSAGASDMSGWLLLGLPGALYAGGMNSIWIAIGLTIGAFLNWQFVARRLRNYTEKAGNSITIPDYLENRFEDSSRVLRVISALVILIFFTIYVSSGLVGGAILFEKTFGLQYQTALWVGALVIVAYTFLGGFMAVTLTDFIQGILMFCALLLVPMIAINLTGGWDKILLAVNSVNPEHLDAFSGMTSIGIISLMAWGLGYFGQPHILTRFMALKNPDDAPKAQVVGMSWMVLGLFGAIFTGFAGIGFLETPLDNPETVFIVLTETLFNPWVAGVFLAAILSAIMSTIDSQLLVCSSAVAEDFYRSILKKEASQKELVWIGRGAVLILALVATAFASNPESRVLELVSYAWGGFGAAFGPVILFSLFWRKMTKNGALAGIVTGAVTVIVWKNLNGGIFDVYEILPGFILCSIAVVSVSLSGKGPSSSMKAVFDEF, from the coding sequence ATGAGTCTTGGTATCAGCTTTGCGTTTGTTGTTTACTTATTTATAATGATGTCAATTGGGGTTTATTTTTATTTCAAGACAAATGATCTTTCAGACTATATTCTTGGTGGAAGAAATTTAGGGCCTGGAGTTGCTGCACTTTCGGCAGGTGCTTCAGATATGAGCGGCTGGCTTCTTCTGGGGCTTCCCGGGGCTTTGTATGCAGGGGGAATGAATAGCATCTGGATTGCAATCGGGCTTACAATAGGTGCTTTTTTAAATTGGCAGTTTGTTGCTAGACGACTTAGAAACTATACTGAAAAAGCTGGAAATTCAATAACCATTCCAGATTATCTTGAAAATAGATTTGAAGACAGTTCAAGGGTTTTAAGAGTGATTTCGGCCCTTGTTATTTTGATTTTTTTTACAATTTATGTTTCTTCCGGGCTTGTTGGGGGGGCAATTTTATTTGAAAAAACCTTTGGCCTTCAATATCAAACTGCTTTGTGGGTAGGTGCTCTGGTTATTGTAGCTTATACATTTCTTGGCGGATTTATGGCTGTTACACTTACAGACTTTATCCAGGGTATTCTTATGTTTTGTGCTCTTCTTCTGGTTCCTATGATTGCAATTAATTTGACTGGGGGATGGGATAAAATTCTTTTAGCGGTTAATTCAGTAAACCCTGAACATCTGGATGCTTTTTCAGGAATGACATCAATTGGAATTATTTCTCTTATGGCCTGGGGACTTGGGTATTTTGGGCAACCCCATATTCTTACAAGATTTATGGCACTTAAAAATCCTGATGATGCTCCTAAAGCTCAGGTTGTTGGGATGTCATGGATGGTTCTAGGCCTTTTCGGGGCAATATTTACAGGCTTTGCAGGTATAGGGTTTCTTGAAACTCCTCTTGATAATCCTGAAACTGTTTTTATTGTTCTTACTGAAACACTTTTTAATCCATGGGTTGCAGGAGTTTTTCTTGCAGCTATCTTATCTGCCATAATGTCAACAATAGATTCTCAGCTTTTGGTTTGTTCATCAGCAGTGGCAGAAGATTTTTATAGAAGTATACTTAAAAAAGAAGCTTCTCAAAAAGAACTTGTATGGATAGGCAGGGGGGCAGTGCTGATTCTTGCCTTGGTTGCAACTGCATTTGCCTCAAATCCGGAAAGTAGAGTTCTTGAACTTGTTTCTTATGCCTGGGGAGGTTTTGGAGCAGCCTTTGGTCCTGTAATTCTTTTTTCTTTATTCTGGAGAAAAATGACAAAAAACGGAGCTCTTGCAGGTATAGTAACAGGAGCAGTTACTGTTATTGTATGGAAAAATTTAAACGGAGGCATTTTTGATGTTTATGAAATTTTGCCTGGGTTTATTTTATGTTCCATTGCTGTAGTTTCAGTCAGTCTTTCAGGGAAGGGTCCAAGCAGTTCAATGAAAGCTGTTTTTGACGAATTTTAG
- the lpxC gene encoding UDP-3-O-acyl-N-acetylglucosamine deacetylase, producing MPQNKNIKIYQHTVNKEIKFYGKGVHSGKDVTLFIQPGEPNSGIQFFRTDLPGHTGIKAIFKNVTDTSLATVIGNGEIIISTIEHLMAAFSAIGVDNAKVLIDNYELPIMDGSSYVFANKILNSGLEQQPFPRHYLVIKNTVELKEEGKFVGAYPDNSYKITCKIDFTNPVVGVQEFTAEITPENFLKKISKARTFGFMSDVQTMNMLGLGRGGSLDTAVVVDGNKILNPEGLRYPDEFVRHKMLDCVGDFSLIGMPLLGHIKTFKSGHEFHRRFLDLLFSKKDCWETKTFV from the coding sequence ATGCCTCAAAATAAAAATATAAAAATTTACCAGCATACTGTAAACAAAGAAATCAAATTTTATGGTAAAGGAGTGCACTCTGGAAAAGATGTAACCCTTTTTATTCAACCGGGGGAACCAAATTCAGGCATCCAGTTTTTCAGAACAGATCTGCCCGGTCACACCGGAATAAAGGCAATCTTCAAAAATGTTACTGATACAAGTCTTGCCACTGTGATTGGAAACGGAGAAATTATAATTTCCACCATAGAACATCTCATGGCTGCTTTTTCTGCCATTGGTGTTGATAACGCCAAGGTTTTAATTGATAATTACGAACTTCCCATAATGGACGGAAGCTCCTATGTTTTTGCCAATAAAATTTTAAACTCGGGCCTTGAGCAACAGCCTTTTCCAAGACATTATCTTGTAATTAAAAACACAGTTGAACTTAAAGAAGAAGGTAAATTTGTTGGAGCCTATCCTGATAATTCTTACAAAATTACCTGCAAAATTGATTTTACAAACCCTGTGGTCGGAGTTCAGGAATTCACAGCGGAAATAACACCAGAAAATTTTCTTAAAAAAATAAGCAAAGCCAGAACCTTTGGATTTATGTCTGATGTTCAGACCATGAATATGCTTGGACTGGGAAGGGGCGGTTCCCTTGACACTGCTGTTGTTGTTGACGGAAATAAAATTTTAAATCCTGAAGGGCTGAGATATCCAGATGAATTTGTAAGACATAAAATGCTTGACTGCGTAGGTGATTTTTCTCTTATAGGGATGCCTTTGCTTGGCCATATTAAAACATTTAAGTCAGGCCACGAGTTTCATAGGAGATTTCTTGATCTTCTTTTCTCAAAAAAAGACTGCTGGGAAACAAAAACATTTGTGTAG
- a CDS encoding YifB family Mg chelatase-like AAA ATPase yields MISKINAWTLFGVKAIHVDTEVDVSKGLSSFQIVGLPEAAVRESKDRVRAAIKNSGFRFPLGRITVNLSPADIKKEGAGFDLPIALGILCSSGVIENQKINKFLIRGELSLDGRVKAQPGILAGAVLSREEKFKGIIVPRENGAEAKIIGSVEVIPVSSLSEAVAIIRGEKKPEEVILEVAKETFEEKIDFSEVKGQEYAKRAFEIAAGGGHNILLSGPPGAGKTMLSKRVPTIMPEMEEDEILEVSLVYSAAGFMSQTNEIITKRPFRAPHHTISYAGLVGGGRIPKPGEISLSHKGILFLDEFSEFRRDNLEMLRQPLEGKKIIISRAEGSLEFPADFMLIAAMNPCPCGYYTSRFHQCRCTGSQIEKYRNKLSGPVIDRIDIQVEVSDISYEKFSDDSRSRSSDEMKQNVLKARKIQRQRFDSSLRLNSGMEKREVKKFCTLDSEGDEILKKAFEKLRFSARAMDRILKTARTIADMEESEFIKKEHLAESLQFRVNLASCAVRQGD; encoded by the coding sequence TTGATTTCAAAAATTAATGCCTGGACTTTATTCGGGGTCAAGGCAATTCATGTAGATACTGAAGTTGATGTTTCAAAAGGACTTTCCAGCTTTCAGATTGTAGGACTTCCTGAAGCTGCAGTAAGGGAAAGTAAGGACAGGGTAAGAGCTGCAATCAAAAACTCTGGATTCAGGTTTCCTCTTGGCAGAATAACAGTTAATCTTTCTCCTGCTGATATAAAAAAAGAAGGTGCTGGATTTGATCTTCCCATAGCATTGGGGATTCTTTGTAGTTCAGGAGTTATTGAAAATCAAAAAATAAATAAGTTTTTGATTCGTGGCGAGCTTTCCCTTGACGGAAGAGTAAAAGCCCAGCCCGGGATACTTGCCGGAGCAGTTTTATCCAGGGAAGAGAAGTTTAAAGGAATTATTGTTCCCAGGGAAAACGGAGCAGAAGCAAAAATAATAGGCAGTGTTGAAGTAATTCCTGTTTCCTCTTTATCTGAAGCTGTTGCCATAATAAGGGGTGAAAAAAAACCGGAAGAAGTAATTTTGGAGGTAGCAAAGGAAACTTTTGAGGAAAAAATTGATTTTAGCGAAGTCAAAGGTCAGGAATATGCAAAAAGGGCTTTTGAAATAGCAGCTGGAGGAGGTCATAATATTCTTTTATCTGGGCCTCCTGGAGCCGGGAAGACAATGCTCTCAAAAAGAGTTCCCACAATAATGCCTGAAATGGAGGAAGATGAAATTTTAGAAGTGAGTCTGGTTTATTCTGCTGCCGGGTTTATGAGTCAAACAAATGAAATTATAACTAAGCGTCCTTTCAGAGCTCCCCACCACACCATTTCATATGCAGGTCTTGTAGGCGGGGGAAGGATTCCCAAGCCGGGTGAAATTTCCCTTTCCCATAAGGGGATTTTATTTTTAGATGAATTTAGTGAGTTCAGGCGAGACAACCTTGAAATGCTTAGACAGCCACTTGAAGGAAAGAAAATTATAATCTCAAGAGCTGAGGGCTCTTTGGAGTTTCCGGCTGACTTCATGCTTATAGCAGCCATGAATCCATGTCCTTGCGGTTATTATACTAGCAGGTTTCATCAGTGCAGGTGTACTGGATCCCAAATAGAAAAATATAGAAATAAACTTTCAGGCCCTGTAATTGACAGAATAGATATTCAAGTGGAAGTAAGCGATATTTCCTATGAAAAATTTTCTGATGATTCCAGGTCAAGAAGCTCAGATGAAATGAAGCAAAATGTTTTAAAGGCAAGGAAGATACAAAGGCAAAGATTTGATTCCAGTTTGAGGTTAAATTCAGGAATGGAAAAAAGAGAGGTAAAAAAGTTTTGTACCCTGGACTCAGAAGGAGATGAAATTTTAAAAAAGGCATTTGAAAAGTTAAGATTTTCTGCCAGGGCAATGGACAGGATTCTTAAAACAGCAAGAACCATAGCTGATATGGAAGAAAGTGAGTTTATAAAAAAGGAGCATCTTGCTGAGTCTCTTCAGTTCAGGGTGAACTTGGCGTCTTGTGCAGTGCGTCAAGGGGATTAA
- a CDS encoding crotonase/enoyl-CoA hydratase family protein: MSEFYLVEKKGPIAYVYLNRPEKKNAMNPPAWDDSPAIFDDLDKDPEIKVVIVAGKGSCFSAGIDLTGMMGALPEVLEEKQLGGTKWKFLPKIKAMQEAMTCMERCKKPVIAAVHGFCIGAGLDMITACDIRLCSKDATFSLKEAAVAFVADVGVLQRIPNIVGQGIARELAFTAKTIDAKRAKEINLVSEICEDYDDLMKKAEAMALEICDNSPLAVQASKDVLNFGVGKSVQDGLSYVSSMSANIIPSKDLYEAVTAFTEKRKPKYTGK; this comes from the coding sequence ATGTCTGAATTTTATTTGGTAGAAAAAAAAGGACCTATTGCTTATGTTTACCTTAACCGTCCTGAAAAGAAGAATGCAATGAATCCACCAGCTTGGGATGATTCTCCTGCAATTTTTGATGATCTTGACAAGGATCCAGAGATAAAAGTGGTTATAGTTGCAGGGAAAGGGTCTTGTTTTTCTGCGGGAATAGATCTTACAGGAATGATGGGTGCCCTTCCAGAGGTTCTTGAAGAAAAGCAGCTTGGGGGAACAAAATGGAAGTTTCTTCCAAAAATTAAGGCAATGCAGGAAGCAATGACTTGTATGGAAAGATGTAAAAAACCTGTAATTGCTGCTGTTCACGGATTTTGTATAGGTGCAGGTCTTGATATGATAACTGCTTGCGATATAAGACTTTGCTCAAAAGATGCCACTTTCTCACTTAAGGAAGCAGCAGTTGCTTTTGTTGCAGACGTAGGTGTTTTGCAAAGAATTCCAAATATTGTGGGTCAGGGGATAGCAAGAGAACTTGCCTTTACTGCAAAAACAATAGACGCTAAAAGGGCAAAAGAAATAAATCTTGTATCCGAAATTTGTGAAGACTATGATGATCTGATGAAAAAAGCCGAAGCTATGGCCTTGGAAATTTGTGATAACTCTCCTCTTGCTGTTCAGGCAAGCAAAGATGTTTTAAATTTCGGAGTTGGAAAATCTGTTCAGGACGGTCTTAGTTATGTAAGCTCAATGAGTGCCAATATAATACCTTCAAAGGATCTTTATGAAGCTGTTACAGCTTTTACAGAAAAAAGAAAACCAAAGTATACCGGCAAATAA
- a CDS encoding cereblon family protein → MITLFKEPEDKTITRTKTKKSSFYSRALLCKNCLNEITSENFAIEKNNSHTHSFANPYGYIFTIRCFSLAPGLISTGDYSPEFSWFKDYSWRICACIRCMTHFGWEFSNSSSSFFGLIDDKLI, encoded by the coding sequence ATGATAACATTATTTAAAGAACCAGAAGACAAAACCATAACCAGGACCAAAACAAAAAAATCAAGCTTTTATTCCAGGGCTTTGCTCTGCAAAAATTGTTTAAATGAAATTACAAGTGAAAACTTTGCCATAGAAAAAAACAATTCCCACACACATTCCTTTGCAAATCCCTATGGATATATTTTCACCATACGATGTTTTTCACTTGCACCCGGACTAATTTCTACAGGAGATTATTCCCCGGAATTTTCCTGGTTTAAAGATTATTCATGGAGAATTTGTGCCTGCATCAGGTGTATGACCCATTTTGGCTGGGAGTTTTCAAATTCAAGTTCATCTTTTTTTGGGCTTATTGACGACAAACTTATTTAA
- a CDS encoding FAD:protein FMN transferase produces MKKKSLLVLLVFIFFGCSDKRLIEISGKTMGTTYNIKIVGTKKYPEGQVLKSEIDKILRKINSSMSIYDSSSTISVFNRLEKNVELTIENEFLDVLKVGQQIYDSTEGYWDATIGSLVDLWGFGTGKKEFEFPDKKELEKKLSTTGFDKIKIMPDKNKISKTKNNVSLNLGSIAKGYGVDLVSDYLKGLGFEDFMVEIGGEIYASGKNINKEKWKIGINLPDSGALLDELINIIEISDLGVATSGTYRQFVKSGKQKYSHIINPKTGYPADTCLVSVTVISKTCAYSDGLATGMLAMGANKAIKLCNLLENTECMTIESKNGFKVSYSKGFKEFLKTK; encoded by the coding sequence ATGAAAAAAAAATCTCTATTGGTTCTTCTTGTTTTTATTTTCTTTGGGTGTTCTGATAAAAGACTGATTGAAATTTCAGGTAAAACAATGGGAACAACCTATAATATCAAAATTGTTGGAACAAAAAAATACCCTGAAGGACAAGTCTTGAAAAGTGAAATAGACAAAATTTTAAGAAAAATCAATTCATCAATGTCAATTTATGACAGCTCAAGTACAATTTCTGTTTTTAACAGATTGGAAAAAAACGTTGAACTGACAATTGAGAATGAGTTTTTAGATGTTTTAAAAGTGGGCCAACAAATTTATGATTCCACTGAAGGGTATTGGGATGCAACCATAGGCTCTCTTGTTGACTTATGGGGTTTTGGTACCGGAAAAAAAGAATTTGAATTTCCTGATAAAAAAGAGCTGGAAAAAAAACTTTCAACCACAGGCTTTGATAAAATAAAAATTATGCCTGATAAAAATAAAATAAGCAAAACCAAAAACAATGTGTCTTTGAATCTTGGCTCCATAGCAAAAGGTTATGGGGTTGATCTTGTTTCAGATTATTTGAAAGGTTTGGGATTTGAAGATTTTATGGTTGAAATAGGTGGAGAAATTTATGCATCAGGAAAAAATATAAACAAAGAAAAATGGAAGATCGGTATAAATCTTCCTGATTCAGGTGCTTTGCTTGATGAATTGATAAATATAATTGAAATTTCTGATTTAGGGGTTGCCACCAGTGGAACTTACAGGCAGTTTGTAAAATCGGGAAAACAAAAGTACTCACATATAATCAACCCTAAAACAGGATATCCTGCTGACACCTGTCTTGTAAGTGTTACTGTTATATCTAAAACATGTGCTTATTCAGATGGCCTTGCAACTGGAATGCTTGCCATGGGAGCGAACAAAGCAATTAAGCTTTGCAATCTTCTTGAAAACACAGAGTGTATGACAATAGAAAGCAAAAATGGTTTCAAAGTTAGCTATTCAAAGGGTTTTAAAGAATTTTTGAAAACGAAATAA
- a CDS encoding tRNA-dihydrouridine synthase family protein: MNNNEDTRKLLNSPINIGNKILKNRMILAPMAGINHLGFRKIISSFGGYGLLFTGMLNSKAVPTEKMENSKVLKFHKDELSSLGAQIFGNDPEFMAKASKRLESEGFFCIDLNFGCCVSAICNKEYGAALLKKPELAEKIIENVKKAVSFPVFVKMRTGWTDDIENAVNLAKRFENSGADAITFHPRTAPDKRSRPPKHKYTKIIKENVKIPVFANGNIFSLDDASEVLSLTHCDGVSLGRIAIAKPWIFASWTQNKKFDYDIYEKTLRKVLDEYSFYFGDKYGKKLFIKFYSYFCANFKFGNEFSGIFEKKDKTIEEMKNEITMLFKKHPEISEKPNLNIFSK; encoded by the coding sequence ATGAACAACAACGAAGATACTAGAAAACTTTTAAATTCTCCAATTAATATTGGAAATAAAATCTTAAAAAACAGAATGATTCTTGCTCCAATGGCAGGAATAAACCATCTTGGATTCAGGAAAATAATAAGTTCTTTTGGAGGATATGGCCTTCTTTTTACAGGAATGCTCAACTCAAAGGCAGTTCCTACTGAAAAAATGGAAAATTCTAAGGTTCTTAAGTTTCACAAAGACGAGCTTAGCTCACTGGGTGCCCAAATATTTGGCAATGACCCTGAATTTATGGCAAAAGCCTCAAAAAGGTTGGAATCAGAAGGCTTTTTTTGTATTGATTTAAATTTTGGATGCTGTGTAAGCGCAATCTGCAATAAGGAGTACGGAGCAGCTCTCCTGAAAAAGCCTGAACTTGCAGAAAAAATAATTGAAAATGTAAAAAAAGCTGTTTCCTTTCCTGTTTTTGTAAAAATGAGAACAGGATGGACAGATGATATTGAAAATGCCGTCAACCTTGCCAAAAGATTTGAAAATTCAGGAGCTGATGCAATAACTTTTCATCCAAGAACTGCACCTGATAAAAGATCCAGGCCCCCAAAACATAAATATACAAAAATTATCAAAGAAAATGTAAAAATACCTGTATTTGCAAACGGAAATATATTCTCCCTTGATGATGCTTCAGAAGTTTTATCACTTACCCATTGCGACGGTGTATCTTTAGGAAGAATTGCCATTGCAAAACCCTGGATATTTGCTTCATGGACTCAGAATAAAAAATTTGATTATGATATTTATGAAAAAACTCTTAGAAAAGTTTTAGATGAATACAGCTTTTATTTTGGAGATAAATACGGAAAAAAACTTTTTATTAAGTTTTACAGTTATTTTTGTGCTAATTTTAAATTCGGCAATGAATTTTCAGGAATCTTTGAAAAAAAAGATAAAACAATTGAAGAAATGAAAAATGAGATTACAATGCTTTTTAAAAAGCATCCGGAAATAAGTGAAAAACCCAACTTAAATATTTTTTCAAAATAG
- a CDS encoding polyprenyl synthetase family protein produces the protein MENLKEKLMGLISSDIEEIEKAIERNLSPHFELVKSISEHILFSGGKRFRPILMLQSSRICGKNSYDLYDYSVIFEYIHSATLLHDDIIDEAEMRRGKIAAHHIYGAAAAVLTGDFLLARCLNISSLLKDYEIVNEVSKITEEMSQGEIHQLMIKGKLSITKEDYFNIIKRKTAVLIEGACRTGARIAKADPDTIKKLGEYGYNLGMAFQMADDLLDYLSDEKSLGKIPGADLREGKLTLPLIHTLSLCSENEKKFIAEEIEKGLSSKEPDFESVLSLVKQYGGLSFTEEIAQEYVKSAKNALAEFPDSREKEIFFMLADYSVLRKN, from the coding sequence ATGGAAAATTTAAAGGAAAAGTTAATGGGTTTGATTTCTTCAGATATTGAAGAAATTGAAAAAGCAATAGAAAGAAACCTTTCCCCCCATTTCGAGCTGGTAAAATCCATTTCAGAACATATTCTTTTTAGCGGAGGTAAAAGATTCAGGCCTATCCTCATGCTTCAAAGCTCAAGAATCTGCGGGAAGAATTCCTATGATTTATATGATTATTCAGTTATTTTTGAATATATTCATTCTGCAACTCTTCTCCACGACGATATTATTGACGAGGCTGAAATGAGAAGAGGAAAAATAGCTGCCCATCATATATATGGTGCTGCTGCGGCTGTTTTAACAGGAGATTTTCTTCTTGCAAGATGTCTTAATATTTCTTCTTTATTAAAAGATTATGAAATAGTTAATGAAGTTTCTAAGATAACTGAAGAAATGTCCCAGGGTGAAATCCACCAGCTGATGATCAAGGGTAAACTTTCAATAACAAAAGAAGATTATTTTAATATAATAAAACGTAAAACCGCTGTTCTTATTGAAGGTGCGTGTAGAACAGGGGCAAGAATTGCAAAGGCTGATCCAGATACCATAAAAAAGCTTGGTGAATACGGATATAATCTTGGAATGGCATTTCAGATGGCAGACGATCTTCTTGATTATTTGTCAGATGAAAAATCCCTTGGAAAAATTCCCGGGGCTGATTTAAGAGAGGGTAAACTTACTTTACCTCTTATTCATACATTGTCTTTGTGTTCTGAAAATGAAAAAAAATTTATAGCAGAGGAAATAGAAAAGGGGCTTTCTTCTAAAGAGCCTGATTTTGAGTCTGTTTTGTCTTTGGTTAAACAATATGGCGGATTGTCGTTTACTGAAGAAATTGCACAAGAATATGTAAAATCAGCTAAGAATGCTTTGGCTGAGTTTCCTGATTCAAGAGAAAAAGAAATCTTTTTCATGCTTGCTGATTATTCAGTTTTAAGGAAAAATTAA
- the rimO gene encoding 30S ribosomal protein S12 methylthiotransferase RimO yields MKTVYIESLGCPRNFADSEFLSGLLENNGYHLVLSPKDARFIIINTCGFIEDAVNESLDYIFEFSKLKKFGKCEFLIVAGCLAQRFKDELASELDEADFFVGTGGFSDIYKILSEIELKKGKTFFPDPLNQPLFTSSSPRIVSTFPFAYLKIAEGCARRCSFCIIPELKGRLRSRGVKDIVSEAESLVLSGIKEIVIVSQESTDYGRDFKTGEDLSLVLKEISSISRDTRIRFMYGHPLSISDKLIETVAENKNICSYFDIPIQHASEKLLKKMNRGYDLSFLRNLFKKIRQNISDAVLRTTIMTGFPGETEDDFVILSDFLDEIKFDHAGVFKYSEMDDLKSFAFENKVDPEKAEQRRIVLMEKQALISQEKNYEYLGKTLSVLIEKKDSEEFYAGRTMFQAPEVDGITYVDGKNLQPGDLVDVLITDAFDYDLAGNV; encoded by the coding sequence ATGAAAACAGTCTATATAGAATCTCTTGGCTGTCCCAGAAATTTTGCGGACAGCGAGTTTCTTTCAGGGCTTCTTGAAAATAACGGGTATCATCTTGTTTTATCACCAAAAGATGCCCGTTTTATAATAATTAATACCTGCGGGTTTATCGAAGATGCGGTAAATGAATCTTTGGATTATATTTTTGAATTTTCCAAGCTTAAAAAATTTGGGAAATGCGAATTTTTGATTGTTGCAGGATGTCTTGCCCAGAGATTTAAAGATGAGCTTGCATCCGAGCTTGATGAAGCTGATTTTTTTGTTGGAACCGGAGGTTTTTCAGATATTTATAAAATTCTTTCTGAAATTGAATTAAAAAAAGGAAAAACTTTTTTTCCGGATCCTTTAAATCAGCCTCTTTTTACTTCTTCTTCTCCAAGGATTGTATCAACTTTTCCCTTTGCTTATCTTAAAATTGCTGAAGGCTGTGCAAGGAGATGCAGTTTTTGCATAATCCCTGAATTAAAAGGGAGGCTAAGAAGCAGGGGAGTAAAAGATATTGTTTCTGAAGCTGAAAGTCTTGTTTTATCTGGGATAAAAGAAATTGTGATTGTATCCCAGGAATCAACTGATTATGGAAGAGATTTTAAAACAGGAGAAGATTTAAGCCTTGTTCTCAAAGAAATTTCATCAATTTCAAGGGATACAAGGATAAGATTTATGTACGGACATCCTCTAAGCATAAGTGATAAGCTGATTGAAACAGTGGCAGAAAACAAAAATATCTGCTCATATTTTGATATTCCCATCCAGCACGCTTCGGAAAAGCTTCTTAAGAAAATGAACAGGGGATACGATTTATCCTTTTTAAGAAATTTATTTAAAAAAATAAGACAAAATATAAGTGATGCTGTATTAAGAACAACAATAATGACAGGTTTTCCCGGTGAAACCGAAGATGATTTTGTTATTCTCAGTGATTTTTTGGATGAAATAAAATTTGACCATGCAGGAGTGTTTAAATATTCTGAAATGGATGATTTAAAATCATTTGCTTTTGAAAACAAAGTGGATCCTGAAAAAGCTGAACAAAGAAGAATTGTACTAATGGAAAAGCAAGCTCTTATTTCCCAGGAAAAAAACTATGAATATCTTGGAAAAACTCTTTCAGTTCTTATTGAAAAAAAGGATTCTGAAGAATTCTATGCTGGAAGAACAATGTTTCAGGCTCCCGAGGTTGACGGAATAACTTATGTGGATGGGAAAAATCTTCAACCGGGTGACCTTGTTGATGTTTTAATAACAGACGCTTTTGATTATGATCTTGCAGGGAATGTTTAA
- the nrfD gene encoding NrfD/PsrC family molybdoenzyme membrane anchor subunit — MLEKALSGSKKYGIWIGFLLLLIGGAFIAYLQQLNIGLGVTGLSRDVSWGFYIAQFTFLVGVAAGGVMVVLPFYIHNYKDFGRITVLGEFLAIGTIVMCLLFIIVDLGYPSRLFNVIIHYSPRSMLFWDMVVLNGYLLINIVVGWNVLQAERNGVSYKKWVKFLAYVSIPMAVGIHTVTAYLYCGLPGRGYWLTAILAPRFLASAFAAGPALLIILALIVQKTTKFDPGDKAIDTLSKIVCYALIANVFFFLCEVFVTFYSQNPHHMETFQFFFQGIDGKNAIVPWMWASMFLMGFGILFLVIPRLRTNRFLLPITCSMVFIGAWIDKGMGLITGGFNPTPLNHITEYSPTGLEIMISIGIYAIGLLIITVLFKIATAVKEEVGA, encoded by the coding sequence ATGCTGGAAAAAGCACTTAGTGGAAGTAAAAAATACGGAATCTGGATAGGGTTCCTCCTGCTTCTTATAGGAGGGGCGTTCATAGCTTATCTGCAGCAGCTTAATATTGGTCTTGGCGTCACAGGCTTAAGTCGTGACGTATCCTGGGGCTTTTATATTGCCCAGTTTACTTTTCTTGTTGGAGTGGCGGCAGGTGGTGTAATGGTGGTTCTTCCTTTTTATATCCACAATTACAAAGATTTCGGAAGAATTACAGTTCTTGGGGAGTTTTTGGCAATAGGTACTATTGTTATGTGCCTTTTGTTTATTATTGTTGACCTTGGATACCCTTCAAGACTTTTTAATGTTATTATTCATTATAGCCCAAGATCAATGCTGTTTTGGGATATGGTAGTATTAAACGGCTACCTTTTAATTAATATAGTTGTTGGATGGAATGTTCTTCAGGCTGAAAGAAACGGTGTATCCTACAAAAAGTGGGTTAAGTTTTTAGCTTATGTTTCAATTCCAATGGCAGTGGGAATCCATACAGTAACAGCTTATCTTTATTGTGGTCTTCCCGGAAGAGGTTATTGGCTTACAGCAATACTTGCACCTAGATTTCTTGCATCGGCTTTTGCTGCAGGACCAGCTCTTCTTATAATTCTTGCTCTTATAGTACAGAAGACAACAAAGTTTGATCCGGGCGACAAGGCCATAGATACACTTTCTAAAATTGTATGCTATGCGCTTATTGCCAATGTGTTCTTTTTCCTTTGTGAAGTTTTTGTAACATTTTACAGCCAAAACCCTCACCATATGGAAACATTTCAGTTCTTTTTTCAGGGAATTGACGGAAAAAATGCTATAGTTCCATGGATGTGGGCCTCAATGTTTTTAATGGGGTTTGGAATTTTATTTCTTGTTATTCCAAGGCTGAGAACAAACAGATTTCTTCTTCCAATCACATGCTCAATGGTTTTTATCGGTGCATGGATTGACAAGGGAATGGGGCTTATCACAGGTGGTTTTAACCCCACACCTTTAAATCATATTACAGAGTACTCACCAACAGGGCTTGAAATTATGATCTCCATAGGCATATATGCCATTGGTCTTTTAATAATTACAGTCCTTTTCAAAATTGCAACTGCAGTTAAGGAAGAAGTTGGGGCATAG